The following proteins are encoded in a genomic region of Montipora foliosa isolate CH-2021 chromosome 8, ASM3666993v2, whole genome shotgun sequence:
- the LOC138012904 gene encoding uncharacterized protein gives MDLPEKYMEPILDLIVPRRHVKLIHKTAIESRQQHLEYLPSAGMNTMHLLFSGSGEEGLYLPDLSVVRKPLHSSESSMISADKDIMIVWGNWPVNEELRRKTFAVLEVKDTHPGYCRLRFNPAFSASSRTGRQQEFRIEGGGLDKNGFIYNSKFVATMSKTLKLQERGTSVFEVIDRPGYNLRTDHALHGPAFMSSVVCSGGNDLRVDYVHSLHCQEWPEVASGWIHRHRPSGWPSPRLIRDIMKKGCHVVPVSHRRSERPSVEWRLSFSEAEVTLALTLSSIPRRCYIFLKLLHIYKFKRHGVALQTYFLKTALFWTCESISLSEWKEMKTFEGIQRLLQFLLNSCEERALPNYFVPQNNLFSGLGLVQMSKTKEAIREVLANPVQNLVDLTKFYNASHMPVEPLISEIVGCCLSRFPGPVSNSELSRFQTCLRGQVVNGLLSQGDSTYEALAVVTACDDIEKLPSATDCLAAFESFVDIESDLGGIDLKLQLAVIASIYHNRGCLAWLENDQEAHRGFCQKSKNLFETLLKPSDPIDIHQIWMFVDYCNLLRSLKEYDKALRVVHAVIKAQSNKRYRNVCNTYANHNSHTGGDYFSWEVEHLGSVDVLSFGNLLYVAALCHIDRGRELRGNRHTGHNGAWIFAGWLEEFVRDKCNRFATIGDEANIAMLGFLMMEMEEHQKAIEMFNWALEVNPSSLHAEVYRDLAADEINKNLNKKKA, from the coding sequence ATGGATTTGCCGGAGAAATACATGGAACCAATCCTTGATTTGATCGTGCCCAGGCGTCACGTAAAGTTGATTCACAAAACAGCAATAGAGAGCAGACAGCAGCACTTGGAATACTTGCCTTCTGCTGGTATGAATACGATGCATCTATTGTTCAGTGGAAGTGGCGAAGAGGGATTGTATCTTCCAGATCTTTCCGTGGTGAGAAAACCACTGCACAGCTCCGAATCATCAATGATTTCTGCCGATAAGGATATAATGATTGTTTGGGGAAATTGGCCGGTAAACGAGGAACTTCGGAGAAAAACCTTCGCTGTTTTGGAAGTGAAAGACACTCATCCCGGCTACTGTCGGCTTCGCTTCAATCCAGCGTTTTCTGCGAGTTCAAGAACTGGACGGCAACAGGAATTTAGAATAGAAGGTGGCGGGCTGGATAAGAATGGTTTCATATACAATTCCAAGTTTGTCGCGACCATGTCAAAGACACTAAAGCTACAAGAGCGGGGAACATCAGTTTTCGAAGTTATTGATCGTCCAGGGTACAATCTTAGGACAGATCACGCGTTGCATGGGCCAGCTTTTATGAGCAGTGTGGTGTGCTCTGGCGGCAATGACCTCAGGGTGGACTACGTTCACTCACTCCACTGTCAAGAGTGGCCAGAGGTTGCCTCGGGATGGATACATCGACACAGGCCATCAGGGTGGCCCAGTCCACGGCTGATACGGGACATTATGAAAAAGGGCTGTCATGTTGTACCTGTTTCACATCGGCGAAGCGAGCGGCCCAGCGTGGAATGGCGGTTATCTTTCTCAGAAGCGGAAGTGACGTTAGCTTTGACCTTGTCATCAATCCCTCGAAGATGCTACATCTTCCTGAAGCTGCTGCACATCTACAAGTTTAAAAGGCATGGTGTGGCCTTACAAACGTACTTTTTAAAAACCGCCCTATTCTGGACATGTGAGAGCATCAGTTTGTCGGAATGGAAAGAGATGAAAACATTTGAAGGCATCCAACGACTTTTGCAGTTCCTTCTTAACAGCTGCGAGGAACGCGCGTTACCAAATTACTTCGTACCTCAGAACAACTTGTTCAGTGGGTTAGGCCTTGTGCAGATGTCAAAGACGAAGGAAGCAATCAGAGAAGTGCTAGCTAACCCAGTTCAAAATCTCGTAGATCTTACAAAGTTTTACAATGCTTCCCATATGCCTGTAGAGCCGCTGATTAGCGAGATCGTTGGCTGCTGTTTGTCTCGTTTTCCCGGTCCAGTGAGCAATAGTGAACTGAGTAGATTCCAGACTTGTCTTCGTGGTCAGGTCGTCAATGGATTACTCTCGCAGGGAGATTCAACGTACGAAGCACTCGCGGTTGTCACTGCTTGTGACGACATTGAAAAACTGCCATCTGCCACTGACTGCCTGGCTGCTTTTGAAAGTTTTGTTGACATTGAATCTGATCTCGGTGGAATTGACCTGAAGCTGCAGCTGGCGGTGATTGCATCAATATACCATAATCGTGGCTGCTTGGCGTGGCTGGAAAATGACCAGGAAGCTCACAGGGGTTTTTGCCAGAAATCCAAGAACTTGTTTGAGACTCTACTGAAACCTTCCGATCCAATTGACATCCATCAGATCTGGATGTTTGTGGACTACTGCAATCTCTTGAGGTCCCTCAAAGAGTACGACAAAGCTTTGCGAGTTGTTCATGCAGTCATAAAGGCACAGTCAAATAAGAGGTACCGCAATGTTTGTAACACTTATGCCAACCATAACAGCCACACAGGAGGTGACTATTTCTCATGGGAAGTTGAGCATCTCGGATCCGTCGACGTACTTTCATTTGGAAACTTGTTGTATGTGGCCGCACTGTGTCATATTGACCGAGGACGAGAGCTTCGAGGAAACCGTCACACTGGCCATAATGGTGCCTGGATCTTTGCCGGTTGGTTGGAAGAATTTGTTCGTGATAAATGCAACCGATTTGCAACAATAGGAGACGAGGCAAACATCGCCATGCTTGGATTCTTGATGATGGAAATGGAAGAACATCAGAAAGCAATCGAAATGTTCAACTGGGCGTTAGAGGTGAACCCTTCCTCCCTTCATGCGGAGGTGTACCGCGATTTGGCCGCAGACGAGATTAACAAAAATCTCAACAAGAAAAAGGCTTGA